The Triticum aestivum cultivar Chinese Spring chromosome 5A, IWGSC CS RefSeq v2.1, whole genome shotgun sequence genomic sequence ATGTGGATAAGGAACAAAGCGCCAATGAAGAATTAGATTGGATAATCATCAGAAGGTCTGATCGTTCCAAATCCAACGCGAGGCCTATCTTATTGCATGTGGTTCCGCTTCCAAAGCGTCATTGCAAAAAAGAGATATCAGTAAGCAGCAAAAATCATATGTCCATCCTAGTCTCTGGGAATCATTCCTGCATTCGCTGACTCGTCTGAGGCAAATGACCCGTCAACCGACAAGGCGACCCGTCCGACAGCCGGAGCAGACCACGATGGAAACAAAGTGTTGTCTGGCTTAAGAATTTTGCCCCGGAAATTGCTGACGCTATGAACTATGAGTGTAACTCTATCGCTAGCTACGTACTCCATCCGTCCCAGTCCCATAATGTCACATATTAGATGTAATAACGTCTTATATTATAAAgcagagggagtaatatataatCTCTTTCCCTGCAAAAAGAAAGATATTGAATAAGGTGTGAAAAGAGAGTGGACGATCTGCACACGGGGGCATCTGCACCCGCTTTTCAAAAATGTACTTTTTACGTGTTTTGTAAtgttcaaaaattctaaaaaataaatTATGCATACATGTTGGCAAAGATACGTCCACGGCACAAAATTTTGTGTAAAAAAGTATTTTCGTTTTGTCTCAGTAAAAAGACAAATTTTACTGCTTCTAAATAGCGTTTCACGGCACAAAATTTTGTCTTTTTGCATAGGCTACAAAAAAAGTTGTTTTTCTGTGAAACTTTTTGCACACACATGAAATATGGAGATGTCCGCGTGCaccctttttaaaaaaaaattgacatTGCAAAATGTGTTTTCCAAAATGGGTTCATATGTACCCGAGTTCATCCATGTACTTCTCGTGAAAACAGTTTTAAACACGCAAAATCGTACAGTAAAAGCGAGCCCGAACGCGATGCGTCATCGCGCCGTCCACTTCCGAACGAACGGTCAGCGCGTATCTTCTCCGGCGTGATGTCACCGAGCCAATGAGAGTGTTCCGAACACCGAACCAGGGGCTCCACGCAGTCGCGTTTATCCAGATTCCCCCCTAAACAACTGCAGTCCTCACAAACCCGTCCCTCGACCCGCTGCGATCGGAGTCCAGCGCGAATACCGTGTTCCTCACGAACTCACGAGAAACCACGCAATTACCGAACCGTACAAAATGCAGAGACCACCTCGACACATCTCGAAAATTCCATCCAAACAGAAAAAACGAAGAACCCTCTTCCCTCCCCACTCCTGCTGCTCCGTGGCCATGGCGAAGGCGAGGCCGCACTCGGGGCGATCCGGTCACCGCCGCCGCAACCTCCTCCTCGCAGCTGCTCTCCTGTCGGCGGCTCTGCTCCTTCCGGCGGCGATGGCctccgcggcggtggcggcggcggcggagggggacGGGGAGAACAGGTCGCGGGGGGCGGCGACGCAGTGGGCGACGGGGAAGGACGAGGGGGAGCTGGCCGCGGAGCGGGAGGCCGCTGGCGGGGGCTCGGTGGTGGAGGACGACTTCGCGGGCGGCTTCGGCTCCCTCGACAGCATGCTGCAGTGGGCCATCGGTACGGGAAGTCCCCAAACCCCCTCAGATAGTCAGATTCTACGATCAATTGTTTCGATCCGCTTTGGAAAATGTTGGATTATGAGTAGCGGGACTTCTCAGCTGTAGTGTTGCTTGCTGGTTGTTGCTTAGTAACTGGATTGCAACGAATTCTCCCGAAGTGTTACTGGTTTTTAGTCAGGCTTTCGACGTTGTAAATAAATACAGAATACAGTAGCTAGTCCCATGAAAATTGGCAATCTATCCTTCATTTATTAGTGGATAAGCTGAAGTTAATTTAAGATGTAGGAACTTGCAGCTTGAGGCTGCAGTTGCACTGTAAACTTGTAAGTCTGGTTGGTTTTGGAGACACTGCTGCATTTTACTGAGTTCTATCTGTTATTGGTGAGGCAGGAAATTCAGATCCAGGAAGGCTGAAAGAAGAGGCGGCGGATGTGCAGAAGTTATCTGAGGATGAGCTGCTCAAGCGGCGGCATGAGATTAAGGTGAGAAATGCTGCTTCAGGATTCATGTTTTGGGTTTTGTTGTGTCGTATGTATAAACTTGCAATGTCTGCTTGTATTAACATCAGAACTTAGTAGTGCTTTCCTGGATTGGTCAGCTGCATTGTACAGTATACCTAGTTGTTGAAGTGTTTTTTCTATAGCTTCAGATGTGTGCTTGCTGTGATTTGGATGATCATCACATTTGCTCTGATGTCAATTTAACAAACTTATTATTTATTGTCATATTGTGTATTTGCCTTAATATCTTTAATGACCACTCACCACTGACGTATTCATGTTTAAACTTTCCAAGGTTTCATTATGCCTTCCGTTACAATTGTTATATGTCAAACAAAAGATAAAACATTGTTATGTAATACATATGTTAATTTTCCCGAGAAACCTATGCTAACTAGATAAGATAGGCATGCATTCTTTTGGGAACTGAGTTTTATGATTAGGAAGACAGCTGGTACATGGTATATAGATGAGACACAAAGCATAAGCATGATTGCACGCTATGCTAAATCTCATCGATTTTCTAACAGGACTTGATGGAGAAGTTAAAGATGCCATCAGATGCTGACTTAATGAAGATTGCAATTGCTGACTTAAACAATGCGTCAATTTCACTGGAGGATCGCCAGCGTGCATTGCAAGAGCTTTTAATTCTTGTTGAGCCCATTGATAATGCCAATGGTAAATTTATATTTCCTTTTATTCGTGCATCAATATGTGACTATGTGAGTATCTCACTGCTGTGCAAATCAACCAGAGTTATCTGCCTAAGTGCCTATAACTCTGTAGTATAACTGAAACATCTAACTTTTAATAACATTTAGGATTTATGCCAAGGAAATAATCTACAGTTTGGCATAACAACTGTTGTAGACTTTGTAGTGATTTACTAGGGTGCTCCGTGTATCAAGTGTATATGTAGTTTACCAGCTTTTGCATAAGAAAGAAAAGGAGAGCCAGAACTAGATGCAACAAAGGCttagagttgtgtgtgtgtgtgtgtgtgtgtgtgtgtgaccttTTCGGAGATTTCCTGAAACTGTATCTTGCTCATATATCTGTGGCCAGACCTTGACAAAATTGGGGGCCTTGTTCCTGTGATTCAAGATCTTAACAATGCAAATGAAGAAATACGGATCACCTCTGCATGGATCCTGGGTACAGCCAGTCAGAATAATGCCCTTGTCCAAAGCCAGGTAATGCCATTAATCGTGCACAAAGGAGTATTTTGATTTCAATGATGTATATTGTTTCTGGATAGTGTCCGCTTCATTATAATAGTATTATGCAGATTTGGACAGTAAATTTTCTTTTCTAGTGAGTGAAATGTGTAGTTTCTGTGTTGTTAAAATAAGTGAATTAATGCTACTGTAGATTTTTCTTTTTTAACTTCATTAAATATGCTTGAAAATGATGTTTATATGTCTCTTATTTCACCATTGCTATACCCTCGTGGTagtttcttctattttcttttcaaaCTGATTGTCAGCTGTGTATATCATTTTATTAAGAGCCAATTCCCTTGTGTGTTTCCCCACAAAGCACAGGGGTGCCTCTTgttgaagtactccctccgtccgaaaatacttgtcatcaaaatggataaaaagagatgtatctcgaactaaaatacgtctagatacatccccttttatccattttgatgacaagtatttccggacggagagagTACTTGTTATAATCAATTTCTGTTCTAGCCATGTAACATGTGCTGACTGTTTCTTTCTTGGTCAGATTCTTGGTTATGGAGCTTTGGCAAGATTAGTGAAGATGGGTTATTCCACTTCGGCAAAAGAAGCTGCGAAGGCAATGTATGCCATATCGGCTTTGATCAGAAATAACGTAAATGGTCAGGAGGCATTCGCTTTGGAAAATGGGAACACAATGTTGCAGGTAGTGAAAATCCTATCTTGGAAATACAAGCACATAACTGGTTCAGCTGTGACGAAATTTCCCCACTTTTTGCAGCACATATTGGGAAGCAACAGCGTTGATCTTCGGCTTCAGAAGAAGGCGGTGTTTCTAATAACAGACCTGGCGGACTTTCAGCTAAATTCTGGAAACTCAGGGCTCACTTTCTTAAGTGAACGCGTTTTGCTGAAGTCAGTCACCGATATGTTATCAAAGTTTGACCTTGACCTTCAAGAAAAGGTAAGATGAGTGTCTCCCTCAGTTTTGTGGACCATTATTATGATTAGCATTGGTTACCAGCTCATAGTCTGCACTCTTAATGACAGTTGTTCCTTGTGTGCTCTTGACTGACAATGGCTTTTTCCGCAGGTTTTGTTGGCCATTAGGAGTCTACTGAAGCTTCCCTCGACGGACGCTACAGACTTGGAGTCATGCGGCCTAGACAGTGTGCTGTACAGACTGGGGGTGCAGCTGGAGGAGCTGCCATCAGAGGAGCAGAAGGAGTACGCCGGGGAGGTCGATGCCCTCCGGAGAGAAGTAGAGATGCTCTTCCAACAGAAGCTCAAGCCGGTAAATTTAACTTTTACAAGCGTTCTTTATACTTATCTTGACAGTTGTGACTCTGTGCGATCCTGGCTAACTCGCTTGTGGTGGCCTACAGGGTACGGCTACCGCGGCGTTATAGACACTCGGATGAACGCAAGGGAAACAGGCAGGCGTTTCCGATCCAGTGAATCAGTGCTGGCTGCCAAACTTTTGAAAGAGTAGATTGTTTTCAGAAGAGTCTGGCTGTTGAGCTGAGTCCCTTCTTACTTTTGCCGGAGGGTTATAGTGTTGTAGGATTCGATGGAACATAGGTTAGAGACACTTGATATGATGATATGGGTTAGTTTTCCCATTTGCGCAGCAAGCTATGACACCCCCCTGTGTTTCTTGGAAGATTTCCTTTTTTATTGGAAGACACGATGATCCTCCATTCCTCCTGTTATAGAAGTGCAAAGACGTCTTATATTTAGCTGCAGAGGTAGTAAGCTCTTGCAATGGGTTTAGTGGAACACACCACCATTGTCATGTTCTGTTACCTGCATTTGGAGATGGTGATGTAGTACTACTAACAGTAGActtggccttttttattttttttgaagggAACAGTAGACTTGGCCTTGGGCACAGAGGAAGGGTGGGTATGTTTTGTTGGGTCCATGAACCCGGCTggtcgcacgcacgcacgcacgcacgctgcGGCTGGAAACAGTCGCGTGTCCGTTCAAAAAATACGCGCTGTCgttggcatggcatggcatgggtCCCAGAATTGCGGCGATTCAACGGGCACATATGGCATTCGCAGCCTTCAGCGGAGCACGTGCCACGGAATGGGACGCCGATCCGTCTCGTCCCCGTACGCCCCACCTGCGCGCCGTGGACCACCGTGCGCGGCTCACCAACCCCGCGCCGGCCTCGGCCCTCTGACGCTTACCGGAAGCGGTAGTAGTAGTAGTTGGCAGGCGCGGCGCACGGGGCGCGCCCACTAGCCTTGGCTGCTCCTGTTGTCGCCGCAACCAAACCTTCCACTTCCGCCTCCGCACGTCTGGCCACTTCCCATCCCCGGAACAGGCGGCTCAGATTCCGTGGCACGTGCTCCGCTGAAGGCTGCGAATGCCATATAGCAAGTCAGAGGCAGCCTTGAGGCAGCTGGCATTATTAGCATTATTATATTGCTTGGGGCAGCCATAGCAAGTCAGAGGCAGCcttgaggcacgtgccacatccaGCTGGCATTATTATATGATGTAGCAATAAATAAGTACACTAAATTGCAAGAATTTTCAGCAACATACGCTAGATTCCTTTGGGTCTTTCTTTTTGTACTTGCGTGTCTTCTCGATCCAAGGTTTATGTCTCTTTGAACTTTTCGGTTGAACCTCTTTTTTCTTGAGGCGTGCAGAACTAAGCAAACCCTCATCTTGTTGAACATTAGGCTGCACATTAGAGGATTCACTCAAAATACTTCTAGATATCCTTAGTTTTTCCCGTACTTGCTTGGCAAGGATGTCCAATGCATTGTCCACCAACAAGATACATTCCGGATCGCTTGCGGCTTCACTTGcaaaatcatgaaatttgtgaGAAACAAACTTGTACCGCAACATAGCATCCAATTTTGGATCTTCAATTATATCCCTTCCTTTGGTATCTTGTATAGTTCCAGATTTTGCTTCTCGGGTCCATCTCTTTAAAAGATAATGGTTTGGCAATAACTTGATATTCATCAAGTCAAGAACTTTTAAAGCATGCGCACACAATACTCCGGTCCTTTTAAACTGAAAACAGCTACAAGAAGCCGTTTGCTCCAAGGGATCACCGACAACTATGCGCTCTAGTTCGGAACTCAAATCACCATTAGCCCTCACAATTGTAACAGCATATGTATTATCTCCATCCAATGCTCTACTACATGCAGCCATGGATCTTCTATATTCAGATTTGAATGCTTCAAATATGGTCGGTGTGTAAGCTTCGCTTGTTTGCAACAACATAGGAGTCTCCATCCCTATTCTAGGCAGTTTTTTAGTAGCTTCAAATTCTGCATCTAGCTCCTTGTTTCTTTTTCCTTGCACAGCCCTTTCAAAATGTTTTAAGAAGCGAATGATGTCAAAATCTGATTTGAGATGTTTTTTCAAATCACTATTGAAACTCTCACTTAATTTTGTGCTTCTCATTCCCAATGTGAAAACATCCCTCATGTAACATTCAGTCCACTTTTCTTTTAACTTGTAGATGCTATCTAGCCATGAGGCCTTCTTCTTATCCACCTTATTTCTCATGATGTCAAATGCCTCTTCAAAGGCTGCCTTCCGTTGTGTGCCTCTACAAAAGCCTCAAATAACCATTTGAAAGAGCCACGTGTTTCATCAAACAAAAGAGCAGCACCAAAAATAACGGTCTCTCTAAAATGATTGAATCCGACGAAAACACCAAAAGGTCTATATTCTTTGTTTGTGCCAAAAGTAGTGTCAAAGACGATAACATCTCCAAAGTATGCATAATCAATGCATATCTTTGCATCAGCCCAGAATATAATACTTATTTGTTCTTCGAAATCCAATTGTAAAGTATACTGGAAAGACGGATTCTCAGCCTGCTTTTGTTGAAAATACTTCAACATGCTTCCCGCCTGACCATATGCTAACTCTCTTTGGCGCCTGCTCTGCAAGTGATTTTTGTGATCACGAGGCGTGTAGCTGAGATTCATTGGCCCCCCAACAAGGCGACTAGCCAAGTCATGTGCATGCCTTGGCCTAATTCCAGAGTCATCGGCAGCCTCAATTTCAACAGCTTGCAATTCTAAAATCCTCCGTTGTGATGACATCAAATGGAAAGTTTGTGGTAAGTAGACACCATGATTGTGAGCAAGCACTACCTCCACCACTTCATAATGTCCTGCCACTCGATCTAATGAAAGACACATATGGACATCACAATATGTTCTTGTTTCAGCTCTAGGGTTCTTTGTGAGATGATCCCTCTTGTCTTGTACTCGACGACCCTCCTTTGCACACACATATCTACATGAAGTTACCACTCCATCAATTTTACTTTTCCAGCTTGACCTTTTTCTGACCTCAAAACCTGCCCGGCCTCCATAGTTAACCCAAAATGACC encodes the following:
- the LOC123104371 gene encoding hsp70 nucleotide exchange factor FES1 → MQRPPRHISKIPSKQKKRRTLFPPHSCCSVAMAKARPHSGRSGHRRRNLLLAAALLSAALLLPAAMASAAVAAAAEGDGENRSRGAATQWATGKDEGELAAEREAAGGGSVVEDDFAGGFGSLDSMLQWAIGNSDPGRLKEEAADVQKLSEDELLKRRHEIKDLMEKLKMPSDADLMKIAIADLNNASISLEDRQRALQELLILVEPIDNANDLDKIGGLVPVIQDLNNANEEIRITSAWILGTASQNNALVQSQILGYGALARLVKMGYSTSAKEAAKAMYAISALIRNNVNGQEAFALENGNTMLQHILGSNSVDLRLQKKAVFLITDLADFQLNSGNSGLTFLSERVLLKSVTDMLSKFDLDLQEKVLLAIRSLLKLPSTDATDLESCGLDSVLYRLGVQLEELPSEEQKEYAGEVDALRREVEMLFQQKLKPGTATAAL